In Nymphaea colorata isolate Beijing-Zhang1983 chromosome 3, ASM883128v2, whole genome shotgun sequence, a genomic segment contains:
- the LOC116251567 gene encoding myb family transcription factor EFM-like, translating to MGSPLELNLDYKPPAKKKGAGLSMEQFVGGDGGGLEERLKCLEEERKKIDAFKRELPLCMQLVNEAIENVKQQMKQQCRMGRPVLEEFIPVKKCSSDDEEKGDGFLREEKDCRDKMNWMRSAQLWSDNHLDSPDMRNERMDEESVQSANSHKFSMNRSRAAFLHFKENSAFAAASKEEKEVSADLSLSTESKPNCGAQSSSPVQSGTQSQQAQRKARRCWSPELHRRFVNALQQLGGAQVATPKQIRELMKVDGLTNDEVKSHLQKYRLHTRRANVGPPAPAGSQQSNPLVMLGGIWVPHEYSTQGSRNPQSLKQSPAQSASPQGPLQFSGNQRVSHESREDDDDDDEETKSESYSWKGHQQGCRSEEISE from the exons atgGGATCTCCTCTCGAGCTGAATTTGGACTACAAGCCACCGGCCAAGAAGAAGGGCGCTGGGTTATCGATGGAGCAGTTTGTAGGGGGAGACGGAGGCGGCTTGGAAGAGAGACTCAAGTGCttggaagaagagaggaagaagattgACGCCTTCAAGAGGGAGCTTCCTTTGTGCATGCAGCTCGTCAATGAAG CTATCGAGAATGtgaagcagcagatgaagcAACAATGCAGAATGGGCCGCCCGGTTCTCGAAGAATTCATACCAGTGAAGAAATGTTCCTCGGACGATGAGGAGAAGGGAGATGGTTTCCTGAGGGAGGAGAAGGATTGCAGGGATAAGATGAACTGGATGCGTTCCGCTCAGCTGTGGAGCGACAACCACCTTGATTCTCCTGACATGAGAAATGAG AGGATGGATGAAGAGTCTGTTCAATCTGCAAATTCTCACAAATTCTCCATGAATCGGAGCAGAGCAGCCTTCCTTCATTTCAAAGAAAATTCCGCTTTTGCCGCGGCTTCCAAAGAGGAGAAGGAGGTATCCGCCGATCTCTCTTTATCCACCGAATCCAAGCCCAACTGCGGAGCTCAATCGTCTTCTCCGGTCCAATCCGGCACGCAATCCCAGCAGGCCCAAAGGAAGGCCCGCCGATGCTGGTCGCCGGAGCTGCACAGACGCTTCGTCAATGCGTTGCAACAATTAGGTGGTGCTCAAG TGGCTACGCCCAAACAGATTAGAGAATTGATGAAGGTGGACGGTCTGACGAACGACGAAGTGAAGAGTCATTTACAG AAATATAGATTGCACACCCGAAGGGCAAACGTCGGTCCCCCGGCGCCGGCCGGCAGCCAGCAGTCGAACCCACTTGTCATGTTGGGCGGAATCTGGGTGCCCCATGAGTACTCTACGCAGGGAAGCCGGAACCCCCAGAGTCTGAAGCAGAGCCCTGCACAGTCGGCGTCTCCTCAGGGCCCCCTCCAGTTCTCCGGTAACCAGAGGGTGAGCCACGAAAGCAGAGAAGACGACGACGATGATGACGAAGAGACTAAATCCGAGAGCTACAGTTGGAAGGGGCACCAGCAGGGATGTAGGTCGGAGGAAATTTCTGAGTGA
- the LOC116250627 gene encoding upstream activation factor subunit spp27-like isoform X2 produces the protein MVSDSQLIERLREFLGTADLSTTTTAIVRKRLEEEFQVDLTNKKAFIREQVDLYLQSQQENDKDDVEEDEEVDDGDGEGQGDGGPEDAASGSGEGEDDGDDEEEEEEEEEAEGDDEGAGGSRKRPEKKRGGGGGFTKLCGLSPELQKIIGVSKLPRTKVVQQLWVYIRKHDLQDPENRRNIRCDKLLRSVFNSDSINMFQMNKVLSKHIYPLPPGDNGEVESNEKPLKMEKGKEKDDLKPKAKRPKKEKGEVGKGNTHLSAPLPLSNALVKFIGTGEDALSRGEVIKRIWAYIKENELQDPADKRQIICDEKLKELFEVDSFTGFTVTKLLSAHFVKAEQ, from the exons ATGGTGTCGGACTCGCAGCTCATCGAGCGTCTCAGGGAGTTCCTGGGCACGGCTGACCTGTCCACCACGACGACCGCCATTGTGCGGAAGAGGCTCGAGGAAGAGTTCCAGGTGGACCTCACGAACAAGAAGGCCTTCATCAGGGAGCAGGTCGACCTCTACCTCCAGAGCCAGCAGGAGAATGACAAGGACGACGTGGAGGAGGACGAGGAGGTCGATGACGGTGACGGCGAAGGCCAAGGCGACGGTGGTCCCGAAGACGCGGCGTCCGGGTCGGGGGAGGGAGAGGATGACGGCgacgatgaggaggaggaggaggaggaggaggaagctgAAGGCGATGATGAGGGCGCGGGCGGGAGTCGCAAAAGACC agagaagaagaggggaggaGGTGGTGGATTTACCAAATTATGTGGCCTTTCGCCAGAGCTGCAGAAAATTATTGGTGTATCCAAGCTACCAAGAACAAAG GTGGTCCAACAACTCTGGGTGTATATTCGTAAACATGATTTGCAAGATCCAGAAAACAGGCGAAACATAAGATGTGATAAACTATTGCGTAGTGTTTTTAATTCTGATTCTATCAATATGTTCCAAATGAACAAAGTTTTGTCAAAGCACATCTATCCTCTGCCTCCAGGAG ATAATGGTGAAGTGGAATCAAACGAGAAGCctttgaaaatggagaaaggCAAAGAAAAAG ATGATTTAAAACCAAAAGCGAAGCGAccgaaaaaagagaaaggagaagtTGGAAAGGGAAATACGCATCTGAGTGCACCATTGCCCCTTTCCAATGCACTTGTGAAGTTCATTGGTACTGGTGAAGATGCATTATCACGAGGTGAGGTGATCAAGAGAATTTGGGCTTATATAAAGGAAAACGAACTGCAG GATCCTGCTGACAAGAGGCAAATCATCTGTGATGAGAAGTTGAAGGAACTCTTCGAGGTTGACTCTTTCACTGGCTTCACTGTTACAAAGCTACTGTCTGCCCATTTTGTCAAAGCAGAGCAGTGA
- the LOC116249758 gene encoding 40S ribosomal protein S20-2: protein MALGMMKPMKAGFEEPQEQVHRIRITLSSKSVKNLEKVCADLVRGAKDKRLKVKGPVRMPTKVLHITTRKSPCGEGTNTWDRFELRVHKRVIDLVSSSEVVKQITSITIEPGVEVEVTIADV from the exons ATGGCTTTGGGCATGATGAAACCTATGAAAGCTGGTTTTGAAGAACCACAGGAGCAAGTTCATAGGATAAGAATTACCCTTTCATCCAAAAGTGTGAAGAACCTTGAAAAAG TTTGTGCCGATCTTGTTCGGGGAGCAAAGGACAAACGGCTGAAAGTTAAGGGACCAGTAAGAATGCCCACAAAAGTGTTGCATATAACTACCAGAAAGTCTCCATGTGGTGAAG GTACCAACACTTGGGACCGTTTCGAGCTGCGAGTTCACAAAAGGGTGATCGACCTTGTAAGCTCATCAGAGGTTGTAAAGCAGATTACGTCAATCACTATTGAACCTGGTGTGGAGGTTGAAGTAACGATCGCAGATGTATGA
- the LOC116250627 gene encoding upstream activation factor subunit spp27-like isoform X1, with product MVSDSQLIERLREFLGTADLSTTTTAIVRKRLEEEFQVDLTNKKAFIREQVDLYLQSQQENDKDDVEEDEEVDDGDGEGQGDGGPEDAASGSGEGEDDGDDEEEEEEEEEAEGDDEGAGGSRKRPEKKRGGGGGFTKLCGLSPELQKIIGVSKLPRTKVVQQLWVYIRKHDLQDPENRRNIRCDKLLRSVFNSDSINMFQMNKVLSKHIYPLPPGDNGEVESNEKPLKMEKGKEKGKDDLKPKAKRPKKEKGEVGKGNTHLSAPLPLSNALVKFIGTGEDALSRGEVIKRIWAYIKENELQDPADKRQIICDEKLKELFEVDSFTGFTVTKLLSAHFVKAEQ from the exons ATGGTGTCGGACTCGCAGCTCATCGAGCGTCTCAGGGAGTTCCTGGGCACGGCTGACCTGTCCACCACGACGACCGCCATTGTGCGGAAGAGGCTCGAGGAAGAGTTCCAGGTGGACCTCACGAACAAGAAGGCCTTCATCAGGGAGCAGGTCGACCTCTACCTCCAGAGCCAGCAGGAGAATGACAAGGACGACGTGGAGGAGGACGAGGAGGTCGATGACGGTGACGGCGAAGGCCAAGGCGACGGTGGTCCCGAAGACGCGGCGTCCGGGTCGGGGGAGGGAGAGGATGACGGCgacgatgaggaggaggaggaggaggaggaggaagctgAAGGCGATGATGAGGGCGCGGGCGGGAGTCGCAAAAGACC agagaagaagaggggaggaGGTGGTGGATTTACCAAATTATGTGGCCTTTCGCCAGAGCTGCAGAAAATTATTGGTGTATCCAAGCTACCAAGAACAAAG GTGGTCCAACAACTCTGGGTGTATATTCGTAAACATGATTTGCAAGATCCAGAAAACAGGCGAAACATAAGATGTGATAAACTATTGCGTAGTGTTTTTAATTCTGATTCTATCAATATGTTCCAAATGAACAAAGTTTTGTCAAAGCACATCTATCCTCTGCCTCCAGGAG ATAATGGTGAAGTGGAATCAAACGAGAAGCctttgaaaatggagaaaggCAAAGAAAAAG GTAAAGATGATTTAAAACCAAAAGCGAAGCGAccgaaaaaagagaaaggagaagtTGGAAAGGGAAATACGCATCTGAGTGCACCATTGCCCCTTTCCAATGCACTTGTGAAGTTCATTGGTACTGGTGAAGATGCATTATCACGAGGTGAGGTGATCAAGAGAATTTGGGCTTATATAAAGGAAAACGAACTGCAG GATCCTGCTGACAAGAGGCAAATCATCTGTGATGAGAAGTTGAAGGAACTCTTCGAGGTTGACTCTTTCACTGGCTTCACTGTTACAAAGCTACTGTCTGCCCATTTTGTCAAAGCAGAGCAGTGA